A part of Candidatus Krumholzibacteriia bacterium genomic DNA contains:
- a CDS encoding DUF2892 domain-containing protein produces MEARPSSNAAPCATISWSERMVRRLAGVFIIASLLLAWKVSPWWLALNAFVGVNLFQSSLTGFCPPEILFRRMEARRNAKTAATAN; encoded by the coding sequence ATGGAAGCCCGTCCCAGTTCGAACGCCGCCCCCTGTGCCACCATCTCCTGGTCCGAGCGCATGGTTCGACGGCTCGCCGGTGTGTTCATTATCGCGTCATTGCTGCTCGCGTGGAAGGTGAGCCCGTGGTGGCTCGCGCTGAACGCGTTCGTGGGCGTCAACCTGTTCCAGTCCAGTCTCACCGGCTTCTGCCCGCCGGAGATCCTGTTCCGCCGCATGGAAGCGCGCCGCAACGCAAAGACCGCGGCCACGGCCAACTGA
- a CDS encoding metalloregulator ArsR/SmtB family transcription factor — protein MKNSKPLENKSLALIAERFRVLGDPLRLQLLHLLGDAEMSVGALVEASGASQANVSKHLQILLKAGLVQRRKEGLLAYYKIVDPSIFQLCDLVCGRLSEQFQADLSAIGMLRHPGQAGQ, from the coding sequence GTGAAAAATTCTAAGCCATTGGAAAATAAAAGCCTTGCACTGATAGCCGAGCGCTTCCGGGTGCTCGGTGACCCCCTCCGGCTCCAGCTCCTGCATCTGCTGGGGGACGCCGAAATGTCGGTGGGAGCGCTGGTCGAGGCCTCGGGCGCGAGCCAGGCCAACGTCTCCAAGCACCTGCAGATTCTGCTGAAGGCGGGTCTGGTGCAGCGGCGAAAAGAGGGTTTGCTCGCCTACTACAAGATCGTGGATCCGTCGATCTTCCAGCTGTGCGACCTTGTCTGCGGCCGCTTGAGTGAACAGTTCCAGGCGGACCTGAGCGCCATCGGGATGCTACGCCATCCGGGACAAGCCGGTCAGTAG
- a CDS encoding MBL fold metallo-hydrolase, giving the protein MKKAYLWILGGVVLLCATSPRAGEVSGKTYDIVKLADGVFGFVWAEPLRDPIEGNALFIINESDVVVVDTGILPVSARAMVAELEKLTDRPVRYVVNTHWHDDHVNGNQVYQDRWPGVEFIAHRNTRTDVIEQVIDVRESILADMGPVLEKYQRWADTGLDDEGEPLAEKRRNRAREIADLYRLCIPEFETLRPVPPTLTFDDSLVIHRGARRIVISCLGLGNTRGDAVVILPRERIAATGDLMVYPIPFGIGSYYKEWIETLARVDSLGVDTMFFGHGPPQHDRAFLHEVQDLLRALVLAVEEAVAGGATLEETQTRVTLADWKERLARGDEGRARAFDAFFVQPAVERAWRQARGEPDEVERLE; this is encoded by the coding sequence GTGAAAAAGGCATACCTGTGGATACTGGGTGGCGTCGTCCTGTTGTGCGCCACGTCCCCGCGCGCCGGAGAGGTTTCCGGCAAGACCTACGACATCGTGAAGCTGGCCGATGGCGTGTTCGGTTTCGTGTGGGCCGAGCCGCTGCGCGATCCCATCGAGGGCAACGCGCTCTTCATCATCAACGAGAGCGACGTGGTGGTGGTGGACACCGGCATACTCCCCGTGAGCGCACGCGCCATGGTGGCGGAGCTGGAGAAGCTCACCGACAGGCCGGTGCGTTACGTGGTCAACACGCACTGGCACGACGACCACGTCAACGGCAACCAGGTCTACCAGGACCGGTGGCCCGGGGTGGAGTTCATCGCGCACCGCAATACCCGCACGGATGTGATCGAACAGGTGATCGACGTGCGCGAATCGATCCTGGCGGACATGGGACCGGTGCTGGAGAAGTACCAGCGCTGGGCCGACACCGGCCTGGACGACGAGGGCGAACCGCTCGCGGAGAAGCGCCGCAACCGCGCGCGGGAGATCGCCGATCTGTACCGCCTCTGCATACCGGAGTTCGAGACGTTGCGCCCGGTGCCGCCCACGCTCACCTTCGACGACTCGCTGGTGATCCACCGCGGCGCGCGCAGGATCGTCATCTCGTGCCTCGGGCTCGGCAACACGCGCGGCGACGCCGTGGTCATTCTGCCCCGGGAACGCATTGCCGCCACCGGAGACCTCATGGTGTATCCCATCCCGTTCGGCATCGGTTCGTACTATAAGGAGTGGATCGAGACGCTCGCACGGGTCGACTCGCTCGGCGTGGACACGATGTTCTTCGGCCACGGGCCGCCGCAGCACGACCGTGCATTCCTGCACGAGGTGCAGGATCTGCTGCGCGCGCTGGTGCTGGCGGTGGAGGAAGCGGTGGCCGGCGGCGCGACGCTGGAGGAAACCCAGACGCGCGTGACGCTCGCCGACTGGAAGGAGCGTCTTGCCCGGGGTGACGAGGGAAGGGCGCGGGCGTTCGATGCCTTCTTTGTGCAGCCGGCGGTGGAACGGGCGTGGCGCCAGGCGCGCGGCGAGCCCGACGAAGTGGAACGGCTGGAGTAG